The Anopheles merus strain MAF chromosome 2L, AmerM5.1, whole genome shotgun sequence genome has a segment encoding these proteins:
- the LOC121591758 gene encoding BTB/POZ domain-containing protein 2: protein MVQPFNNHSEANGGGDRPLNGPLPTAPPLDAPANDDQLVEFLVLGNKENYAVRADRKAILDSNTGLAQMLTGGGAGDSKHVVRGVDRDNFVTFVRYLETKFIKFDSPTHTLEMLELATRYQCRQLEIHCVKELDNNLHVDHVLEVYRALWFYNSIATPKAPPKEPKRRSRCPRAQKGTAGHSGPLTPEEYFAALLANCLQLIDMHAEEVFGQEAMLTLRFPELEMIVKRDALQLSSETVLVDLLSRWSLEDCKRKHVDPTTENRRRALGALCYAPRYLTMTRREFDAARERIELLDPAESQLVGDILTSGMRRSASNLTPEQQALVARFRAPRPDFPLLPVPLSARSQPRNYPKKMRKAAEEAERARDGPKKGCCNRLLLNCCSVFACIFD from the exons ATGGTGCAGCCGTTTAACAACCACAGCGAAGCGAACGGAGGAGGAGACCGGCCACTGAACGGGCCACTGCCGACGGCTCCACCGCTAGATGCGCCGGCCAACGATGACCAGTTAGTGGAGTTTCTGGTGCTCGGCAACAAGGAAAACTATGCGGTGCGGGCGGATCGGAAAGCCATCCTTGACTCGAACACCGGGCTGGCGCAGATGCTGACCGGGGGCGGTGCCGGCGACAGCAAGCACGTTGTGCGCGGCGTCGATCGTGACAATTTCGTAACATTTGTACG TTATCTCGAAACCAAGTTCATCAAATTCGACTCCCCGACACACACGCTCGAGATGCTCGAGCTGGCCACCCGCTACCAGTGCCGGCAGCTGGAGATCCACTGCGTGAAGGAGCTCGATAACAACCTGCACGTCGACCATGTGCTGGAAGTGTACCGCGCGCTCTGGTTCTACAACTCGATCGCCACCCCGAAAGCCCCACCGAAAGAGCCGAAACGGCGCTCTCGCTGTCCCCGGGCCCAAAAGGGTACCGCCGGCCACAGTGGTCCGCTCACGCCGGAAGAATACTTTGCCGCCCTGCTCGCCAACTGCCTGCAGCTGATCGACATGCACGCGGAGGAGGTGTTCGGGCAGGAGGCTATGCTGACGCTGCGCTTCCCCGAGCTGGAAATGATCGTGAAGCGGGACGCGCTGCAGCTGTCCTCCGAGACGGTGCTGGTGGATCTGCTCTCCCGCTGGAGCCTGGAGGACTGCAAGCGCAAGCACGTCGACCCGACGACCGAGAACCGGCGGCGTGCGCTCGGGGCACTCTGTTACGCGCCGCGCTACCTCACCATGACGCGGCGCGAGTTCGATGCCGCCCGCGAACGCATCGAGCTGCTCGATCCGGCCGAATCACAGCTCGTCGGCGACATCCTGACCAGCGGAATGCGCCGATCGGCCTCGAATCTCACCCCGGAGCAGCAGGCACTGGTCGCCCGGTTCCGTGCGCCCCGGCCCGACTTcccgctgctgccggtgccGCTCAGTGCCCGCAGCCAGCCGCGCAACTATCCGAAGAAGATGCGCAAGGCGGCCGAGGAAGCCGAACGGGCGCGGGACGGCCCGAAGAAGGGTTGCTGCAaccggctgctgctgaacTGCTGCTCCGTGTTTGCCTGCATCTTTGACTAG